The Dethiosulfovibrio peptidovorans DSM 11002 genome has a window encoding:
- a CDS encoding HD domain-containing phosphohydrolase: protein MAEDMHSSLLLQSPIPILVLSRELKVVLANRAFLDMSGYDESEVLGIVPPYPWWGHGEDDFPVLTLEDQKTLYMKGVSRLERRYLGKGGSSIWVELSVTPITGIDGIKSYLLSMVDVTGRRGSEGRDGDDPRLEALERAYAALQQELAERAEWEERLELEVARRTEELEKSKSFWEALFQESPEGIAFLDNRDRIIQVNGSFCRMFLCEADSVRGTSINDIVGKAPGIQIDAERMTRKLFSGEAFVYDTYRTRTDGTVMPVSIHASPFLFGDKTFAYCGYRDITERKRDEKRLRYHSTLQNLLSRVSYRFVFPSNDIDGSLKQALEDFGSFFRASHCNLIQFDPDGDMVRSIWWHEGPLNPDLGDIVENVSSRDIPWLWHRLQVDDIVMIGNEDAIPARACMERRLFELLGGGEAYVYPLFIRGELSGMISLIRSERDDSGSDKTTDFYVFSSIISAALERHEGERSIKANYEVLHRTFESSIKTMGDMLAVRDPYTARHQRNVAVLSDMISERLGIDEESRKGLRIAALVHDLGKIRVPAEILNKPGELSELEFEIIKEHPQLGEEILSNIEFPWPVATIVSQHHERLDGSGYPRHLGGGEILFEARILAVADVVEAMTSHRPYRAGLGLSAALDEIRRGRGFLYDPDAVGACLDVLEGRTDLDDLFADQI, encoded by the coding sequence TTGGCCGAGGACATGCATTCTTCGCTGCTTCTTCAGTCCCCCATACCGATATTGGTCCTGTCCAGAGAGCTGAAGGTCGTCCTGGCGAATCGGGCCTTTCTGGACATGTCCGGCTACGACGAATCGGAAGTGCTGGGCATTGTGCCTCCCTATCCCTGGTGGGGTCACGGAGAAGATGATTTTCCTGTGTTGACATTAGAGGATCAGAAGACCCTTTACATGAAAGGTGTCTCCCGGCTGGAGAGACGATATTTGGGAAAAGGCGGCTCGTCCATATGGGTCGAGCTCAGCGTTACCCCCATAACCGGAATCGACGGCATAAAATCCTATCTGTTGTCCATGGTGGATGTCACTGGAAGAAGGGGCTCCGAGGGCAGGGACGGAGATGACCCCAGGCTGGAGGCCCTTGAGAGAGCCTACGCCGCACTTCAACAGGAGTTGGCGGAACGGGCCGAGTGGGAGGAACGACTGGAGCTGGAGGTCGCCAGGAGGACCGAGGAGCTGGAGAAGAGCAAGAGTTTCTGGGAGGCCCTGTTTCAGGAGTCGCCGGAAGGGATCGCCTTTTTGGACAACAGGGACAGAATAATCCAGGTCAACGGATCCTTCTGTCGTATGTTTCTGTGCGAAGCCGATTCGGTGCGGGGTACGTCCATAAACGACATAGTCGGAAAGGCCCCGGGAATACAGATAGACGCCGAGAGGATGACCAGGAAGCTCTTCAGTGGGGAAGCTTTCGTGTACGATACATACCGCACCAGGACCGACGGTACCGTGATGCCTGTGTCTATCCATGCCTCTCCCTTTCTTTTCGGGGATAAAACCTTCGCTTACTGTGGTTACAGAGATATAACGGAGAGAAAACGGGACGAGAAAAGGCTGAGGTATCACTCTACCCTCCAGAATCTGCTCTCCAGGGTGTCCTATCGTTTCGTCTTTCCCTCGAACGACATAGACGGTTCCCTGAAGCAGGCTCTGGAGGATTTCGGGTCCTTTTTCAGGGCATCCCACTGCAACCTAATACAGTTCGATCCCGACGGAGATATGGTGAGGTCCATATGGTGGCACGAGGGACCTCTGAACCCCGATCTGGGCGATATCGTAGAGAACGTTTCTTCGAGGGATATCCCCTGGCTCTGGCATCGCCTCCAGGTGGACGACATCGTGATGATCGGAAACGAAGACGCCATCCCCGCCAGGGCCTGTATGGAGCGGAGGCTGTTCGAGCTATTGGGCGGAGGCGAGGCCTACGTTTATCCCCTTTTTATCCGTGGTGAGCTAAGCGGAATGATTTCTCTTATCCGATCCGAAAGGGACGATTCCGGTTCGGACAAAACCACCGACTTCTACGTTTTTAGCAGCATAATATCCGCCGCTCTGGAGCGTCACGAAGGGGAACGGTCCATAAAGGCCAACTACGAAGTGCTCCATCGGACCTTCGAGAGCAGCATAAAGACCATGGGGGATATGTTGGCCGTCAGGGACCCCTACACGGCTCGGCATCAGAGAAACGTGGCGGTGCTGTCCGACATGATCTCCGAAAGGCTGGGAATTGACGAAGAGAGCAGGAAGGGGTTGAGGATAGCGGCCTTGGTTCACGATCTTGGAAAAATAAGGGTTCCGGCGGAGATCCTGAACAAGCCGGGAGAGCTTTCCGAGCTGGAGTTCGAGATAATAAAGGAACATCCCCAGCTGGGCGAGGAGATCCTCTCTAACATCGAGTTCCCCTGGCCTGTGGCTACGATAGTTTCGCAGCATCACGAGAGGCTAGATGGTTCCGGATATCCCAGACATCTCGGTGGTGGCGAGATACTTTTCGAAGCCCGGATACTCGCCGTCGCCGACGTGGTGGAGGCCATGACATCCCATCGTCCCTATCGGGCCGGATTGGGGCTGTCGGCGGCTCTGGACGAGATAAGGCGGGGTCGCGGATTTCTCTACGACCCCGACGCGGTTGGGGCCTGTCTGGACGTTCTCGAGGGAAGAACCGACCTGGACGATCTCTTCGCGGATCAGATCTGA
- a CDS encoding methylglyoxal synthase: MEAVKKIALVAHDSRKKDLIRWAKRHREQLAAHRLCSTGTTGALLEAALGLPIDKLKSGPLGGDQQLGARIACERLDAIVFLWDPLNTQAHDSDIKALLRIATLYNIPMACNMASADFLFSSPLISLPYNNEHRDFDAHQQARNEAIIEEYLKEEER; the protein is encoded by the coding sequence TTGGAAGCAGTCAAGAAAATCGCCCTGGTGGCCCACGACAGCAGGAAGAAGGACCTGATACGATGGGCTAAAAGACACAGGGAGCAGCTGGCGGCTCATCGGCTATGCTCCACCGGAACGACCGGAGCCCTTCTGGAGGCAGCGCTGGGTCTTCCGATAGACAAGCTGAAATCGGGACCTCTCGGAGGAGATCAGCAGCTCGGAGCCAGAATAGCCTGCGAGAGACTGGACGCCATCGTTTTTCTGTGGGATCCGCTCAACACACAGGCCCACGATTCGGACATAAAGGCACTGCTGCGCATAGCGACCTTATACAACATCCCCATGGCCTGCAACATGGCCTCGGCGGACTTCCTATTCTCGTCGCCTCTGATATCCCTGCCATACAACAACGAACACAGGGATTTCGACGCCCATCAGCAGGCTAGAAATGAGGCTATCATAGAGGAATACCTGAAGGAGGAAGAACGATGA
- a CDS encoding metal ABC transporter permease, whose product MVDLLQYEFMRNALAAAVLASLISGILGPITVIRRSVMTTGGVAHGAYGGLGLAWFVGWPPRAGVYGAALILAGIATYLNRKAPDRSDSIMGILWAVGMAVGIIFTDLTPGYGTELTSYLFGSILTVSSSDLAVMACLALASIGLTIFRYSSIEAFLFDETYAATRGIPVGRLDWILTVLTSLAVVAVIRVVGLILVIALFTIPSALTEKGSRSLASMMVRSTLAAGTFCMAGLWLSVRFDVTAGAAIVLIAALSCLAAYGMKSLR is encoded by the coding sequence ATGGTTGATCTTCTGCAATACGAGTTTATGAGAAACGCCCTGGCGGCGGCGGTACTGGCCAGCCTTATATCGGGAATACTGGGACCTATCACAGTCATAAGGCGTTCGGTAATGACCACCGGAGGGGTGGCCCACGGCGCCTACGGCGGACTCGGCCTGGCGTGGTTCGTGGGATGGCCCCCAAGGGCGGGGGTCTACGGTGCCGCCCTGATACTGGCCGGAATCGCAACCTATTTGAACAGGAAGGCCCCGGACAGATCCGACTCGATCATGGGGATCCTCTGGGCGGTGGGGATGGCGGTGGGAATAATCTTCACCGACCTGACCCCGGGATACGGAACCGAGCTGACCAGCTACCTCTTCGGCAGCATATTGACCGTGTCCTCCTCGGACCTGGCTGTAATGGCCTGCCTGGCCCTGGCGTCTATCGGACTGACGATCTTTCGCTATTCCTCCATCGAGGCCTTTCTCTTCGACGAGACCTACGCCGCCACCAGAGGCATCCCGGTCGGCAGGCTGGACTGGATCCTGACGGTCCTGACCTCCCTGGCGGTGGTGGCGGTTATAAGGGTGGTCGGTCTGATACTGGTTATAGCCCTTTTCACCATACCCTCCGCTCTGACCGAGAAGGGCTCCCGGTCACTGGCGTCGATGATGGTCCGATCCACCCTGGCGGCGGGGACCTTCTGCATGGCCGGGCTCTGGTTGTCCGTGCGGTTCGACGTCACCGCCGGGGCCGCCATAGTTCTCATAGCCGCTCTGAGCTGCCTTGCGGCATATGGAATGAAATCGTTACGCTGA
- a CDS encoding methyl-accepting chemotaxis protein, with protein sequence MKRGGLIPLSLFGKSEARRPSIETPHRPAEDDRSVKKLSLSIRAQGLSEDLEALVSDGSDSMDKVGEHADGIAESLCDLDRITGRLSEEVTKIGELHHGSAEILKEIAQGGASVREKAEKNRDLAVDTEEANERVETTARALGEAIEKMVSVSGDIGRFVNVIAGVATQTNLLALNAAIEAARAGEHGRGFAVVAEEVRKLAEESSLAAKQIGDLAHSIEELAQRGQERISEADRSVSEAGRQARESRLNLESMLDDLVKVQNSLETASSNVNDQAEGVETFVASLQETASVVTQESVRVESLAAAIGEQRVIMRCLEKRTTELSPIARDLEREELPLDGYPSVRSILDDGRLKVAMLDTDYGLFHFDLHGSPKGFDVDLSRAIAEKIGVPLEIVPVPQGNGEPGTRSGILNQGLWGKDVHIMASAVTKTVKRGEKVLFSPLSFASGQCAVSTSDRGLTHLRDLRGKTLAVHGGLTGSDLARELFPDGRIVEKDNWDDIFQAVKKGEADGAIVETPVFLQYGSNDPSLVMVGSQMDRENYGVVMPLTTSSDLFDLIAKVVKEKRDELERRWFGKGLQKS encoded by the coding sequence ATGAAAAGAGGAGGACTCATACCGCTAAGTCTCTTCGGAAAATCGGAAGCAAGGCGCCCATCGATCGAGACGCCCCACAGACCCGCCGAAGACGACCGATCCGTCAAGAAACTGTCCCTCTCCATAAGAGCTCAGGGCCTCTCGGAGGACCTGGAGGCCCTGGTCTCCGACGGCAGCGATTCTATGGACAAAGTGGGAGAACACGCCGACGGAATAGCCGAGTCCCTCTGCGACCTGGACCGCATAACGGGACGACTTAGCGAAGAGGTAACGAAAATAGGCGAACTGCACCACGGTTCCGCCGAGATACTGAAAGAGATAGCCCAAGGAGGCGCCTCCGTAAGAGAGAAGGCGGAGAAGAACAGAGATCTCGCCGTCGACACGGAGGAGGCCAACGAAAGGGTCGAGACGACCGCCAGGGCACTGGGAGAGGCCATAGAGAAGATGGTCTCCGTCAGCGGAGACATAGGCCGTTTCGTAAACGTCATAGCAGGGGTCGCAACTCAGACCAACCTGTTGGCCCTCAACGCCGCAATAGAGGCCGCCAGGGCTGGAGAACACGGAAGAGGCTTCGCCGTCGTGGCCGAGGAAGTTAGAAAGCTGGCGGAGGAATCCTCCCTGGCTGCCAAGCAAATCGGAGATCTGGCCCACTCCATAGAGGAACTGGCCCAAAGGGGGCAGGAGAGAATCTCCGAGGCGGATCGGTCCGTCTCGGAGGCGGGCAGACAGGCCAGAGAGAGCAGACTCAACCTGGAGTCCATGCTGGACGATCTGGTCAAGGTGCAAAACAGCCTGGAGACCGCATCCTCCAACGTGAACGACCAGGCCGAAGGAGTGGAGACCTTCGTGGCGTCCCTCCAGGAAACCGCATCGGTGGTGACCCAGGAATCGGTCAGGGTGGAGTCTCTCGCCGCCGCCATAGGAGAACAACGGGTCATAATGAGGTGCCTGGAGAAGAGGACCACGGAACTGAGCCCCATCGCCCGAGACCTGGAGAGAGAGGAACTCCCCCTAGATGGATATCCTTCGGTGAGATCGATATTGGACGACGGCAGGCTCAAGGTGGCCATGCTGGACACCGACTACGGCCTGTTCCACTTCGACCTGCACGGCAGCCCTAAGGGATTCGACGTCGATCTGTCCCGCGCAATAGCGGAAAAGATAGGTGTACCACTGGAGATAGTGCCGGTTCCCCAGGGAAACGGCGAGCCCGGAACCAGGTCGGGAATACTGAACCAAGGCCTCTGGGGAAAGGACGTCCACATCATGGCGTCCGCCGTGACCAAGACGGTAAAAAGAGGCGAAAAGGTCCTGTTCTCGCCCCTTTCCTTCGCCAGCGGCCAGTGCGCCGTATCCACCTCGGACAGAGGACTGACCCATCTGAGAGACCTCAGGGGAAAGACCCTGGCGGTTCACGGAGGACTCACCGGATCCGACCTGGCCCGGGAACTATTCCCCGACGGCAGAATCGTCGAGAAGGACAATTGGGACGACATCTTCCAGGCGGTGAAAAAAGGCGAGGCCGACGGCGCCATAGTTGAGACGCCGGTCTTCCTCCAGTACGGCTCTAACGACCCATCTCTCGTCATGGTGGGATCCCAGATGGACCGGGAAAACTACGGGGTGGTCATGCCTCTGACGACCTCCTCGGACCTGTTCGACCTTATAGCCAAAGTGGTAAAGGAAAAGCGAGACGAACTGGAACGCCGCTGGTTCGGAAAGGGCTTGCAAAAAAGTTAG
- a CDS encoding alkaline phosphatase, giving the protein MRGRRFLAKFVLATVMVTVLAGGAWADRAKYVFLMIGDGMAMPQRNAAEIYLASMAGKDARPGIVKLAMSTLPAQGFCTTYSTNSIITDSAAAGTALATGNKTKSGVIAMNPTGTESHETIAEMAHKRGMKVGIVSSVSIEHATPACFYSHNESRNDYYELACQLPESGFEYFAGGGFKKPKGPKGDQPDVMGIIDKAGYRITETIEDFRKLSKEDGKIVAINPVLWSGKAMPYAVDETDRSISLADFTAKGIELLDNPEGFFMMVEGGKIDWACHANDAVSSIGDTIAFDEAVKVALDFYNDHPEDTLVVVTGDHETGGLTIGFAGTKYDTFFGKLDGQKMSYEAFDLVLVDYRKSTEGKGSLEDFFPQVEKAFGLSLKGQDAVTGSELASLKQAFAESMKGSKERSEDQETYLLYGGYEPFSIALTHLLNRRAGLAWTSYAHTGVPVPVSAVGVGQETFNGYYDNTDVFRKMTSAMGL; this is encoded by the coding sequence ATGAGAGGGAGACGCTTTTTAGCTAAGTTCGTCCTTGCGACGGTCATGGTGACGGTCCTGGCGGGAGGAGCCTGGGCCGATAGGGCAAAGTACGTCTTTTTGATGATAGGCGACGGCATGGCCATGCCCCAGAGAAACGCGGCGGAGATATACCTGGCCTCCATGGCTGGCAAAGACGCCAGACCGGGGATAGTCAAGCTGGCCATGAGCACCCTTCCAGCCCAGGGTTTCTGCACCACCTACTCGACCAACTCGATCATAACCGACTCGGCGGCGGCCGGGACGGCCCTGGCCACGGGGAACAAGACCAAGTCGGGGGTCATAGCCATGAACCCCACCGGCACGGAGTCCCACGAGACCATCGCCGAGATGGCCCATAAAAGGGGTATGAAGGTCGGAATCGTGTCGTCCGTGTCCATAGAACACGCCACCCCCGCCTGTTTCTACTCACACAACGAGTCCCGCAACGACTACTACGAACTGGCCTGTCAGCTTCCAGAAAGCGGCTTCGAGTACTTCGCCGGAGGCGGTTTCAAGAAACCCAAGGGCCCCAAGGGAGACCAGCCCGACGTCATGGGAATCATAGATAAGGCGGGCTACAGGATAACCGAGACGATCGAGGATTTCCGGAAACTTTCCAAAGAGGATGGCAAGATCGTGGCGATCAACCCCGTGTTGTGGTCCGGCAAGGCCATGCCCTACGCCGTAGACGAGACGGACCGGTCCATCTCCCTGGCCGACTTCACCGCCAAGGGTATAGAGCTCCTGGACAACCCCGAGGGCTTCTTCATGATGGTCGAGGGCGGCAAGATAGACTGGGCCTGCCACGCCAACGACGCGGTCTCCTCCATAGGTGACACCATAGCCTTCGACGAAGCGGTCAAGGTAGCCCTCGATTTCTACAACGATCACCCCGAGGACACCCTGGTGGTGGTGACCGGAGACCACGAGACCGGAGGTCTCACCATAGGCTTCGCAGGAACCAAGTACGACACCTTCTTCGGCAAGCTGGACGGACAGAAGATGTCCTACGAGGCGTTCGACCTCGTCCTGGTCGACTATAGAAAATCCACCGAAGGCAAGGGATCTCTGGAGGACTTCTTCCCCCAGGTGGAAAAGGCCTTCGGCCTCAGCCTGAAGGGACAGGACGCCGTAACCGGCTCGGAACTGGCATCCCTCAAGCAGGCCTTCGCAGAGAGCATGAAGGGATCCAAGGAAAGGTCCGAGGACCAGGAGACCTATCTCCTCTACGGAGGCTACGAGCCCTTCTCCATAGCCCTGACCCATCTTCTCAACCGCAGGGCCGGTCTGGCCTGGACCAGCTACGCCCACACAGGCGTACCGGTTCCGGTAAGTGCCGTCGGAGTCGGACAGGAGACCTTCAACGGCTACTACGACAACACCGACGTATTCCGCAAGATGACATCCGCCATGGGGCTCTAA
- a CDS encoding YibE/F family protein — MLRHFYRWFLDGTSTKDLAFTAMISLICAALWTMPTGFEDKLDGNVGHYKGRVIAVDNSTVVQCGIIKTGDQGLTVRIEEGPFEDRTVEGSNVLSGKLELDSFYATEDRVLLDITTVDDEIVGVHASGKYRLGVEALLLLLFAATLAVVGGFTGVKAMVSFLFSALMIWKVMIPLFLKGWDPVFVAFGVVSALTFAIVFLVAGFGRRGATAWIGAMTGLGLTCILAEVFSGPFGIHGAVRPFSEMLLYSGYPHLDLTRIFLAGIFLASSGAVMDLAMDISAAVAEVKEHRPDIDRWKLFKSGLKVGRAVIGTMTTTLLLAYSGGYLTMMMVFMAQGIPMSNILNVNYVAAEILHTMVGSFGLVTVAPLTALTGAFVQSRTDQI; from the coding sequence ATGCTGAGACATTTCTACCGGTGGTTTCTGGACGGCACGTCGACGAAAGATCTGGCCTTCACCGCAATGATATCGCTTATATGTGCGGCTCTCTGGACTATGCCCACCGGCTTCGAGGACAAGCTGGACGGAAACGTGGGACACTACAAGGGCAGGGTTATCGCCGTTGATAACTCCACGGTGGTTCAGTGCGGCATAATCAAGACCGGAGACCAGGGATTGACAGTGAGGATAGAGGAAGGCCCCTTCGAGGACCGGACCGTGGAGGGAAGCAACGTACTGAGCGGCAAGCTCGAGCTGGACAGCTTCTACGCTACGGAAGACAGGGTACTCCTGGACATCACGACCGTCGACGACGAGATCGTAGGCGTACACGCTTCGGGGAAATACAGGCTGGGAGTGGAGGCGCTGCTGCTGCTGCTATTCGCGGCCACTCTGGCGGTGGTGGGAGGTTTCACCGGGGTGAAGGCCATGGTGTCCTTCCTCTTTTCGGCCCTCATGATCTGGAAGGTCATGATCCCCCTGTTCCTCAAGGGGTGGGACCCGGTGTTCGTGGCCTTCGGGGTGGTATCGGCACTGACATTCGCCATAGTATTTCTGGTGGCCGGCTTCGGCCGCAGAGGGGCCACTGCCTGGATCGGCGCCATGACGGGACTGGGGCTCACCTGTATACTGGCGGAAGTCTTTTCCGGACCCTTCGGGATCCACGGGGCTGTGAGGCCCTTCTCGGAGATGCTGCTTTATTCCGGCTATCCCCATCTGGATCTGACGAGGATATTTCTGGCCGGGATCTTCCTGGCCTCATCGGGCGCCGTCATGGACCTGGCGATGGATATATCCGCCGCCGTGGCGGAGGTTAAGGAGCACAGGCCCGATATAGACCGATGGAAGCTGTTCAAGTCGGGACTCAAGGTGGGAAGAGCCGTTATAGGGACCATGACCACCACCCTGCTGCTGGCCTACTCGGGGGGATACCTGACGATGATGATGGTATTCATGGCCCAGGGAATACCCATGTCCAACATACTGAACGTCAACTACGTAGCGGCGGAGATACTCCACACGATGGTGGGAAGTTTCGGCCTGGTCACGGTGGCTCCTCTGACCGCCCTCACAGGGGCCTTCGTCCAGTCCCGAACGGATCAGATCTGA
- a CDS encoding metal ABC transporter solute-binding protein, Zn/Mn family, giving the protein MRKFFLWPLTAALCLTAGAALASPTLHVAVSILPQKFFVEKIGESYVDVTTVVPKGASPATYEPKPSQMAELSSCSLWFTIGVPFERAQKDRLLAALPNLEEVPTYQGIKLYPIEGADHHDNHGHGALDPHIWLSPPEVMLQVRSIAMAMAEADPPRSDVYMSNYIKFATELADLDRRLAQELAPLKGRSFMVFHPSWGYFARAYGLRQRAVELEGKEPKPAELGQLVELAKNEGIDTIFVQPQFSTAAAKTLAKTLEGEVVPLDPLAEDWDFNLRKTAKALRKALR; this is encoded by the coding sequence ATGAGAAAATTTTTTCTATGGCCCCTGACGGCGGCACTATGTCTGACCGCCGGAGCGGCCTTGGCAAGTCCTACTCTTCACGTGGCGGTAAGCATTCTGCCTCAGAAATTCTTCGTCGAGAAGATAGGGGAAAGCTATGTGGACGTGACCACCGTGGTTCCCAAAGGGGCAAGCCCTGCCACCTACGAGCCCAAGCCCTCTCAGATGGCCGAGCTGTCCAGCTGTTCACTCTGGTTCACGATCGGTGTTCCCTTCGAGAGAGCCCAGAAAGACAGGCTGCTGGCAGCCCTACCGAATCTCGAGGAGGTCCCCACCTACCAGGGGATCAAGCTCTACCCCATAGAGGGAGCCGATCACCACGACAATCACGGCCACGGAGCCCTGGACCCCCACATATGGCTCTCCCCGCCGGAGGTCATGCTCCAGGTCAGGTCTATCGCCATGGCTATGGCCGAGGCAGACCCCCCTCGAAGCGACGTCTACATGAGCAACTACATAAAGTTCGCCACAGAGCTGGCGGATCTGGACCGCCGCCTGGCCCAGGAGCTCGCCCCCTTGAAGGGCAGGTCCTTCATGGTGTTCCACCCGTCCTGGGGTTACTTCGCCAGAGCCTACGGACTTAGGCAGAGGGCGGTGGAGCTGGAGGGCAAGGAGCCAAAACCAGCGGAATTGGGACAACTGGTAGAGCTGGCGAAGAACGAGGGGATAGATACGATATTCGTACAGCCGCAGTTCTCCACCGCCGCGGCTAAGACTCTGGCAAAGACGCTCGAAGGGGAGGTGGTCCCTCTGGATCCCCTTGCGGAGGACTGGGACTTCAACCTCCGCAAGACCGCCAAGGCCCTCAGGAAGGCCCTGCGGTGA
- a CDS encoding metal ABC transporter ATP-binding protein → MNSVEFDQVSFGYEGAPIFDRVSFSVPTGEFLVVIGPNGGGKSTLLRLMLGLLSPSEGRINVLGKPPGKTSEVGYVPQDVEKSLSMPVTVRRVVSMGRLGARSGGNDSVDRAMDAMDLKPLSDRPVGSLSQGQRQRTLIARALASEPKLLLLDEPLASVDPDARKSVFDSLNDVAEGRTVVVVSHDYSIIPACASAVACVDRSVYYHDGGELTEKLFSKASGSCPVEIIGHGLPHRVLEEHRHG, encoded by the coding sequence GTGAACTCCGTAGAATTCGACCAAGTATCGTTCGGATACGAGGGAGCCCCGATCTTCGATCGAGTCTCCTTCTCCGTACCCACCGGGGAGTTCCTGGTGGTGATCGGCCCCAACGGAGGAGGCAAGTCCACCCTCCTCCGGCTTATGCTCGGGCTTCTCTCCCCGTCGGAGGGTAGAATCAACGTATTGGGCAAACCTCCGGGCAAGACCTCCGAGGTGGGCTACGTCCCTCAGGACGTGGAGAAGAGCCTTTCCATGCCTGTGACGGTAAGAAGGGTGGTCTCCATGGGCAGACTGGGAGCCCGATCCGGAGGAAACGACTCGGTCGATCGGGCCATGGATGCCATGGACCTGAAGCCCCTTTCGGACAGGCCGGTCGGGTCCCTGTCCCAGGGGCAGAGACAGAGAACCCTCATAGCCAGAGCACTGGCCAGCGAGCCCAAACTGCTGCTTTTGGACGAACCTCTTGCCAGCGTCGATCCCGACGCCAGAAAATCCGTCTTCGACAGCCTCAACGACGTGGCAGAGGGACGAACGGTCGTAGTGGTAAGCCACGACTACTCGATAATCCCCGCCTGCGCCTCCGCAGTGGCCTGCGTGGACCGAAGCGTCTATTACCACGACGGAGGGGAGTTGACCGAGAAGCTATTCTCCAAGGCCAGCGGTTCCTGTCCGGTGGAGATAATAGGGCACGGCCTTCCCCACAGAGTGCTGGAAGAGCATCGCCATGGTTGA
- the hisC gene encoding histidinol-phosphate transaminase, translating into MRIPFPPLDRLVPDHVRGFEAYIPSRPDDVLCRLYRCERLYRLNNNENPLGPPEAARKVLDNWPPSEASVYPSGDAYHLRCRLGERLGLDPDCFIVGNGANEVIAFVIKAFCKEGDNIVTADRTFAVYEWVAQFSGFEARVLPLKDDRFDGEAMLAAMDERTKVLFLCNPNNPTGTYWSEDELRSFLDSVNGRCIVVVDEAYMEFVEASDFPRTVSMLDDYPNLVVFRTFSKMYGLAGLRIGYLFGDRRVVDDIRRTCVVYSVNGPAQVAAMAALSDDGPHIKGTRKMCRKAREYLLEELAGMGLPHTVREGNFAVVSLPMSDTLAYRKLMRRGIMIRSMTGFRAPNQIRVTLSTLSVMEEFVKALRGIIT; encoded by the coding sequence GTGAGGATCCCTTTCCCTCCTTTGGATCGGCTAGTGCCGGATCACGTCAGGGGATTCGAGGCCTATATACCCAGTCGCCCCGACGACGTCCTATGTCGTCTGTATCGTTGCGAAAGACTCTACAGGCTAAACAACAACGAAAATCCACTGGGGCCTCCCGAGGCGGCGAGGAAAGTATTGGATAATTGGCCCCCTTCGGAGGCCTCGGTCTATCCCAGCGGAGATGCCTATCACCTCCGCTGCCGTCTGGGAGAGAGGCTAGGTCTGGATCCGGATTGTTTCATAGTGGGCAACGGCGCCAACGAGGTGATAGCCTTCGTCATCAAGGCCTTCTGTAAGGAGGGAGACAACATCGTCACAGCCGACAGGACCTTCGCCGTTTACGAGTGGGTGGCCCAGTTCTCCGGCTTCGAGGCGAGGGTGCTTCCGCTGAAGGACGATCGTTTCGACGGCGAGGCCATGCTTGCTGCGATGGACGAGAGGACCAAGGTTCTCTTTCTGTGCAATCCCAACAACCCCACCGGGACCTACTGGTCCGAGGACGAGCTCAGGTCTTTTCTGGACAGTGTGAACGGCCGGTGCATAGTCGTGGTGGACGAGGCCTATATGGAGTTCGTAGAGGCATCCGACTTTCCCCGGACCGTATCCATGCTGGACGATTACCCCAACCTGGTGGTGTTTCGTACCTTCTCCAAGATGTACGGTCTGGCCGGACTCCGAATCGGCTATCTGTTCGGCGACAGGAGGGTGGTGGACGATATCCGGAGGACCTGCGTAGTCTACTCGGTGAATGGTCCGGCCCAGGTGGCGGCGATGGCTGCTCTGTCCGACGACGGACCCCATATAAAGGGTACCAGAAAGATGTGTCGTAAGGCCCGGGAATATCTACTGGAGGAACTGGCCGGCATGGGGCTACCACACACTGTGAGGGAGGGTAACTTCGCCGTTGTGTCCCTTCCCATGAGCGATACCCTGGCGTACAGAAAACTTATGCGGAGGGGTATAATGATACGTTCCATGACGGGCTTTCGGGCCCCTAATCAGATAAGGGTAACCCTTTCGACTTTGTCGGTGATGGAGGAGTTTGTGAAGGCTTTAAGGGGGATAATAACTTGA